In Azospirillum sp. TSA2s, one genomic interval encodes:
- a CDS encoding flagellar protein FlgN: protein MSVTLKDLIHEFAPERRPEQAPAEGPAAPDPGYDGATALLVRDFLDAVEALSSVLEEESACIAAGMLDRLEAFAHRKAAMAEQLEGAVLRARDEGIRLPDDLRAMTLERIDRLERAVTVNASGLVALRKAVLTINRNLLTALEKASSDGTYARDGQARRPVELSASGLNATL from the coding sequence ATGAGCGTCACCCTCAAGGACCTGATCCACGAATTCGCCCCTGAGCGCCGGCCCGAGCAGGCACCGGCCGAGGGGCCGGCCGCGCCCGATCCCGGCTATGACGGCGCCACCGCCCTGCTGGTGCGCGACTTCCTCGACGCCGTGGAAGCGCTTTCGTCCGTGCTGGAGGAGGAGTCCGCCTGCATCGCCGCCGGCATGCTCGACCGGCTGGAAGCCTTCGCCCACCGCAAGGCGGCGATGGCGGAGCAACTGGAAGGTGCGGTGCTGCGGGCGCGGGATGAGGGCATCCGCCTGCCGGATGATCTGCGCGCGATGACCTTGGAGCGGATCGACCGGCTGGAGCGGGCGGTGACCGTCAACGCCTCCGGCCTCGTCGCTCTGCGCAAGGCGGTGTTGACCATCAACCGCAATTTGCTGACCGCGCTGGAAAAGGCATCGAGCGACGGCACCTATGCCCGCGACGGACAGGCGCGGCGGCCGGTGGAACTCTCGGCCTCCGGACTGAACGCGACTCTGTAG
- a CDS encoding LLM class flavin-dependent oxidoreductase: MIPFSVLDLSPIVQGATAADSFRNTLDLARHAERWGYKRYWLAEHHNMPGIASAATAVVISHVAAGTSTIRVGSGGVMLPNHAPLMVAEQFGTLESLYPGRIDLGLGRAPGTDMMTARALRRDMTDSGDRFPQDVVELQMYFEEPEPNQRIRAVPGAGLKVPLWLLGSSLFSAQLAAMLGLPFAFASHFAPDMLMEALAIYRARFEPSATLDKPHAMVAANIFAADTEAEARRIYSSAQQQFASLRRGTPGKLPPPVDDIDSWWSSPAEKMMVDRALGTMAAVGTPDQVAAKLSEIVRATQADELILAGQIYDHAARLRSFQIGAEVRERIG; this comes from the coding sequence ATGATCCCCTTTTCCGTTCTCGACCTCAGCCCGATCGTCCAGGGGGCGACCGCCGCCGACAGCTTCCGCAACACCCTGGACCTCGCCCGCCATGCCGAGCGCTGGGGCTACAAGCGCTATTGGCTGGCCGAGCATCACAACATGCCGGGCATCGCCAGTGCGGCCACCGCCGTGGTGATCTCCCATGTCGCCGCCGGCACCTCGACCATCCGCGTCGGGTCGGGCGGGGTGATGCTGCCCAACCACGCGCCGCTGATGGTGGCGGAGCAGTTCGGCACGCTTGAGTCCCTCTATCCCGGCCGCATCGACCTCGGCCTCGGCCGCGCGCCGGGCACCGACATGATGACGGCGCGGGCTCTGCGCCGCGATATGACCGACAGCGGTGACCGCTTCCCGCAGGATGTGGTCGAACTGCAGATGTATTTCGAGGAGCCGGAGCCCAACCAGCGCATCCGCGCCGTGCCGGGGGCCGGGCTGAAGGTGCCCCTGTGGCTGCTGGGTTCCAGCCTGTTCAGCGCGCAGCTGGCGGCGATGCTGGGGCTGCCCTTCGCCTTCGCCTCCCACTTCGCGCCCGACATGCTGATGGAGGCGCTGGCGATCTACCGCGCCCGCTTCGAGCCGTCGGCGACGCTCGACAAGCCGCACGCCATGGTGGCCGCCAATATCTTCGCCGCCGACACCGAGGCCGAGGCCCGGCGCATCTATTCCTCCGCCCAGCAGCAGTTCGCCAGCCTGCGCCGCGGCACACCGGGCAAGCTGCCGCCGCCGGTCGACGACATCGACTCCTGGTGGAGCAGCCCGGCCGAGAAGATGATGGTGGACCGCGCGCTCGGCACCATGGCCGCGGTGGGTACGCCGGACCAAGTGGCGGCCAAACTGTCGGAGATCGTCCGCGCCACCCAGGCCGACGAGCTGATCCTGGCCGGCCAGATCTACGACCACGCCGCCCGCCTGCGCTCCTTCCAGATCGGGGCGGAGGTGCGCGAGCGGATCGGTTGA